The Quadrisphaera sp. RL12-1S sequence CTCGTCGTCGTGGGGTGCCAGCTCGAGTGCGGCCACCAGCAGCAGGTCGAGCGCACCCGTGCTGCTCCCGCCACCGGGGAACCGCTCGAGCGCGTCGTCGAGCTGGTGCTCGGGGACGAGGACGGCGCGCGGGCTCGCCTGCTGGGCGGGACCGACCACCCCGCGGCGCTCCAGGGCGTCCATGAGGCCCTCCGCTTCCGCGAAGCCCACCCCGAGCACGCGCTGCAGCATCGAGGTCGAGCCGAACTGCGTGGCGATCACGCGCTCGGCAGCCGCGCGCAGCTGCTCGTCGTCGTCGTCGGTGCGCTCGCGGGGGGCGGAGGCGTGGCGGGCCAGGGCGGCGAGGAAGAGGCCGCGCTTGCTCCCGAAGGCGCCGTAGAGGCTGCCGCGGTGCAGTCCGGTGGCGCCGACGAGGTCGTCCACCGAGGTCGCCGCGTACCCGAGGTCGGTGAAGCACCGCGCGGCGGCGTCCACGACGACGCCCTCCTCGAAGCTCCTGGGGCGGGCCATGGGCCCATCCTCGTACATGGATGAACGGTCAGTCAATAACGCGTCCGACACCGTCCGGACCAGCGCCCTGCCGGAGGTCGCGCTCGTGCTCGCGTCTCGGTCTGAGACGCGACCTTCCCCGCGGGTGCGGCGGGGTGCCAGCGTGCGAGCGCGCCCGGGGCGGACCCGGGCACCTCAGCGAGGAGGCCCCATGACCACCCCCACCGACGAGCGCCGCGACCTGCTGACCGTGGTGGCCACCATGCGCGCCCGCGCCGGCAAGGAGCAGGAGCTGCGCGAGGCC is a genomic window containing:
- a CDS encoding helix-turn-helix domain-containing protein, translating into MARPRSFEEGVVVDAAARCFTDLGYAATSVDDLVGATGLHRGSLYGAFGSKRGLFLAALARHASAPRERTDDDDEQLRAAAERVIATQFGSTSMLQRVLGVGFAEAEGLMDALERRGVVGPAQQASPRAVLVPEHQLDDALERFPGGGSSTGALDLLLVAALELAPHDDEVRDLVREACGALGPAAATVLGRRLLERARLEDGLPDADAAAPVPAGPTPAPPATRRT